Genomic DNA from Alkalihalobacterium alkalinitrilicum:
GGGCTTCAACAATAATCTCATCGTTAACTGTGAGGTGTTCAATATCTAAAGTTAAAAATTCATTATTTCGGAAGAATGGTATTTCGTAAAGTGTTTCATGGTTGTCGATAATAAGTAAGATCGAGTCGTCTTCATACCGCCAAAAGAGTGAGAAATCTTCATTCATCATTTTTTTAATAAACTGATGGAGTGCATGCTTGGACAGTTCCACATGGAGGTTGTTAAATTCTGCTTCGTAGTAATAATAAGACATGGGCCACACTCCTTTATCACTGTCATGACTGAGTTTTCTAGAGGTTGCTACTATACTATGAACAACAAAAAAGAAAAAGAAGTAAAAAAAATAAAACTGTTGAATATTACTCAACAGTTTTAAAATCTAAATCCATATCGTTTTGAAATGATGTCATAAAAACCTAAAGAATTATACAAGGCTTTCGTTGCTTCATTATTAATACCTGTTTCTAATTCAATTCCTTTGATACTTGTATTTTCAGACCAGTAAATTATCTTTAATAGAAGTTTCTTGGCGATTCCACGATTTCGGTACTCTTTATGAACATAGAGATCATTTAACCAAATGTAATGACCACCTTTAGTCATACTAATTCCGATATTGAAGAACGCAGCACCGATAATGGCGTCTTCCAATTCGGCTACAAAAATATGTGCGGGCGATCCTTCTTGCAGTGCTAGATTAATAGCATTTAATAATTGATCATAAGCGTCTTCTTTACCAAGTGATTCCATTTGCCCCATTAAAAGATCCGCTAGACGAATTCGTAATGCTTGATCAGCGTTTTTTGGAACTTCATAAACTTTCATAAACCCTAGTCCCCCTATCCAAGACCAATATATTCAATTCTAGAGTAAAATTACATGTTTTTCATGTGTCTACAAACGAAACGATTCTCCATTTAATAGAGTAACATAAAAAGATTAGAGCGAATAGGGTTATCGAAATGATTCTTCATTTACATAAAGAGGTTTAATCTAACGCTTATACATGAAAAATACATTTTATAAACTTTTTGGAAGACGAAGATCGATAATTGAAAAAAGCCACTTAACCTAGGCAATTTTTGCCAAAAAAAGGAGGTTAAGTGGGTTGTATTTATTGATATTCATTATCGATTTGATTTAGACACTCTTGCATTTCTTCTAATTGTTGTTTTTGGGCAATAGTCGAATTGGCGTAAGCAGATAGCAAATTATTTCTTGCTTTTTCAACTTGTACTTGTGCGGCTTGCGTTTCTTCTGGTGTTACAGCATGTTGTGCCATTTGCTCGGCTAACTCAATCGCTGTACGAGCTTCTTGTAAAAGTTGATTACTCATGACAATCCCTCTTAGAGTGACGACTGGATTTTTCAGCTTCAGCCATTGTTGTCACGTTTGTATATCGTTCGTTTTCTGGTTGTACCGCATCTTTACCTTGCTGTATTTCACGCTTAGATCGAGATCGTTTGCTCATTTTTTTGTCTCCTTTGAAAAAAATTAAAAAGTAATGCTCTTACGCACTAGTATTTTTTCCAAGGAGTCATTTTCTTATGTAAGTTTAAGATTGAGCTTTTCTTCCAGAAAGATTGCAATACCATCGTCTTCATTACTTAAGGTTATTTCATTAGCGATCGATTTTAACTCAGTTATACCGTTTTTCATTGCTACACCTGTACCTGCATATTCAATCATTTCAAGATCGTTGTCTTCATCGCCAAAGGCGATAATTCGATCTTTTGGAATATGGTAATATTCAGCAATTCGTTTTAAACCGACTGCTTTATTCATCCCTGCACGAATAATTTCAATAATATTCCAGGGGGCTCCCCATGAACGTTGATCTACAACTTCAGCATGAGCGTCTGCTAACAAATTACGTAAATCATCGATATGCTCGCCTTTAGGGTGAACGAGTACAGAGGTAGGGTCATCTTGGAGAATTTGTTGTAAATTACCGTGTTCTACAGGAGTTTGTCCCATTGTAAATGTTTCAATAAATACTTTATCATAATAACGGAGGTAATAATCGTCAATAATTTCTACCATAATATTATTAACTCTAAAGGCTTCACATGTTTCAATGATTGTTTTCGCAGTTTTTATGTCTAAGGGGGTATGATGATATCCAAAGGAGCTTTCCAAAGGATGATGAACAAACGCACCGTTAAAATTCACAATAGGTGTAGTTAGAGATAACTCGTTATAATATTGTACGCTTGCGCGGTACGGTCTTCCAGTAGAAATACAAACGATATGACCTTGAGATTTCGCTAGTTCAATTACTTTTTTCGTCCGAGATGAGATGGTTTTATCATCTTTTAACAAAGTACCGTCGAGATCAAGAGCAATTAAATGTGGTTTACTCATATTACGACTCCTTTACGTTCAAAATATTGTTAGAAATTAGCCATCACTTTACACCTTAGGAAAAGGAATAAAGTGTGCTATAGTTATAGACGAGAGTATCATACATCGTATATTTACACTACTAATAGTAATTTTATTCCCTATTTTTAATGAAGGAATGCACTCGATAGGAGGAAAGATCAGTGATACAACAGTTATTTACAAACTTTGGTTTTCGTGCACTTTGGACACCAGAGCTCATCATTATATTAGTTATTGTCGGCTGGCTCTATTTTAGATTAGTCGGAAAGTGGCGCGACCGTTTTGTTGGAGCTGAACCTGTCTCAGGAAAACAAAAAACATATTTTATTCTCGGTCTCATCGCACTCTATCTAGGTTGGGGAAGTCCGCTTTATATAGCAGGACATTTAATGATCTCTTTTCATATGACGCAAATGGTGTTTGCATATTTTGTTGCCGTCCCACTTTTTATTCTAGGTACACCAAAATGGTTCTTCCGTGCCGTTTTGCATAAATCAAAAGGGACATCGCTTGAGCCGATTGGGCGACTTTTTTTTAACCCGTTAATAGGGGTATTATTCTTTAACTTTCTTTTTTCGGTTTATCATTTACCCAACATCTTTGATTTCTTAATGCGAAATGTAATGCTCCATAGTGCATATGAGATGTTGATGTTTGTTGCTGCTACTTTAATGTGGTGGCATATGTTAGCACCAATTCCAAGTAAATTCCAGCTTTCTGATTTACGACGTATTGGTTATATTTTTGCAAATGGTATTTTAATCACGCCTGCTTGTGCTCTCATTATATTTGCAGGTACACCGATGTATGGAGTCTATACAGATCCGAACACGTGGGCAACGGTCATGGCGTTTTGTTTACCTGCAGGTGCAGATATTCCATATGACCTTTTTGCGAGTGGGGCCAATCCATTCTCACCAATGAAGCCTCTCTATGATCAACAATTAGCAGGGATTGTAATGAAAATTATGCAAGAAATTACGTATGGCTTTACCATTGGCTATGTTTTTAAACAATGGATTAAGAAAGAAAAGCAGTCTGAAGGACCTTCAATTAGTGATATTCCAGTCACTCACACAATTAAAAATTAATAGTATTGATTATCATCGATCCATAAGTGGAGAGAAAAAACTCCACTTATGGAAGTTTTTAATGATTAGGAGTTGTAAATATGAGTTATAAATTAATGAAGTCACTTGGTCAAATAAAAATACTAGTACCTGTATTAGCATTCACTGTTTTGTTAAGTGGGTGTGGCTGGCTTTACCACACAGAAAAAAAGGAAGAAAACGACTTTGACCTCACAGCAGCTAATTTAACAATTAGCGCGTTTGCAGCCGAGAATCAATCGGGAGAAATCATTACAAATGAAGATTTACTTGGAACGCCATGGATCGCTAATATGGTGTTTACTCGTTGTCCAACCGTTTGTAATTTGATGACACCTAACTTTAGAGTGTTGCAATATGCATTAGAAGATGAGGGGTTAGACGTAAAGATGGTTTCATTTACCGTAGACCCAGAATATGACTCACCAGAAGTGTTAAAAAAGTATGGTGAAAATAATGACGCAGACTTCTCACGTTGGATGTTTTTAACAGGCTATTCAGAAGAAGAGATTTCGGCTCTTGCTACAAGTTCTTTTCAAACCATCGTCCAACCATTAGCTGATAGTGACGATATTATGCATGGAACGAGCTTCTATTTAATAGATGAAGCAGGAAACGTTATTCGGAAGTATGATGGTTTAAATGCCGATCCACAACCCATTATTAATGATGTAAAAAACTACTTACGATAATTACTTTTAGTTAAGTAGTGTACGTGGTGATTACATATAAAATCATTCGTTATCATACAAACACATAAAATTAGATATACAAAAAGCAGAGAAATTCATTTTCTTTGCTTTTTTGTGTTCGATGGCTTTGTAATTGAGTTAATAGCATAGCAAGATAGTCCAAACTAGGACTCTTTGGTTTAGCAAGGAAAGTCACGAATGTAAACATTTCAGTATTTGTTCTTATTCACTTAAAATTTGGTTATGGTTAATTGTATATTCAAGGAATTTACATTTAAAAAACGTAAACAGAAATGAAGAGCTTGTATAAAACATTCCAGTGAAAAAAGGTTAAGAAAATTTCAATTAAAAATAAAAATACAGTTGCATTTATTTTTATTCATACTTATAATTATACACAACGTTAAGAATATGGAATAGATTGAATTGAATGAAGAAGTAATTGGAGGAGGAGAAACTAATGAAGGCAGCAATTATCGGTGCAACGGGTTACGGCGGAGCAGACTTAATCCGGCTACTACATAATCATCCAGAGGTTGAGTTACGTTCTGTTCACTCTTCCTCACAACAAGGAATAAAGATCAGTGATAGCTATCCGCACTTACAAGGAATAAATGACTTAGTTTTACAAGATATAGACCCTCAAATAATTAAAGAACAAGCAGATATTGTATTCTTATCGACACCACCTGGAGTATCAAGGGACATTTCAGAACAACTATTAGATGTAGGTCTGAAAGTGATTGATTTATCAGGAGATTTACGGTTAGTAGATGGGAATGTTTATGAGAAATGGTATGGTATCGATGCTGCAAAGGATAGTTTACTAGAAAAAGCAGTGTATGGATTACCTGAATGGGAAAAAGAAAAAATACAACAAGCTGAATTAATATCCAACCCTGGCTGTTATCCGACAGCTACATTACTTGGACTTTTACCACTCATAAAAAATGAATTAGTTGATAATCAAAGTATTATCGTCGATGCGAAAT
This window encodes:
- a CDS encoding GNAT family N-acetyltransferase, with amino-acid sequence MKVYEVPKNADQALRIRLADLLMGQMESLGKEDAYDQLLNAINLALQEGSPAHIFVAELEDAIIGAAFFNIGISMTKGGHYIWLNDLYVHKEYRNRGIAKKLLLKIIYWSENTSIKGIELETGINNEATKALYNSLGFYDIISKRYGFRF
- a CDS encoding DUF3813 family protein translates to MSNQLLQEARTAIELAEQMAQHAVTPEETQAAQVQVEKARNNLLSAYANSTIAQKQQLEEMQECLNQIDNEYQ
- a CDS encoding competence protein; amino-acid sequence: MSKRSRSKREIQQGKDAVQPENERYTNVTTMAEAEKSSRHSKRDCHE
- a CDS encoding Cof-type HAD-IIB family hydrolase — translated: MSKPHLIALDLDGTLLKDDKTISSRTKKVIELAKSQGHIVCISTGRPYRASVQYYNELSLTTPIVNFNGAFVHHPLESSFGYHHTPLDIKTAKTIIETCEAFRVNNIMVEIIDDYYLRYYDKVFIETFTMGQTPVEHGNLQQILQDDPTSVLVHPKGEHIDDLRNLLADAHAEVVDQRSWGAPWNIIEIIRAGMNKAVGLKRIAEYYHIPKDRIIAFGDEDNDLEMIEYAGTGVAMKNGITELKSIANEITLSNEDDGIAIFLEEKLNLKLT
- the ctaG gene encoding cytochrome c oxidase assembly factor CtaG is translated as MIQQLFTNFGFRALWTPELIIILVIVGWLYFRLVGKWRDRFVGAEPVSGKQKTYFILGLIALYLGWGSPLYIAGHLMISFHMTQMVFAYFVAVPLFILGTPKWFFRAVLHKSKGTSLEPIGRLFFNPLIGVLFFNFLFSVYHLPNIFDFLMRNVMLHSAYEMLMFVAATLMWWHMLAPIPSKFQLSDLRRIGYIFANGILITPACALIIFAGTPMYGVYTDPNTWATVMAFCLPAGADIPYDLFASGANPFSPMKPLYDQQLAGIVMKIMQEITYGFTIGYVFKQWIKKEKQSEGPSISDIPVTHTIKN
- a CDS encoding SCO family protein; the encoded protein is MSYKLMKSLGQIKILVPVLAFTVLLSGCGWLYHTEKKEENDFDLTAANLTISAFAAENQSGEIITNEDLLGTPWIANMVFTRCPTVCNLMTPNFRVLQYALEDEGLDVKMVSFTVDPEYDSPEVLKKYGENNDADFSRWMFLTGYSEEEISALATSSFQTIVQPLADSDDIMHGTSFYLIDEAGNVIRKYDGLNADPQPIINDVKNYLR
- the argC gene encoding N-acetyl-gamma-glutamyl-phosphate reductase; amino-acid sequence: MKAAIIGATGYGGADLIRLLHNHPEVELRSVHSSSQQGIKISDSYPHLQGINDLVLQDIDPQIIKEQADIVFLSTPPGVSRDISEQLLDVGLKVIDLSGDLRLVDGNVYEKWYGIDAAKDSLLEKAVYGLPEWEKEKIQQAELISNPGCYPTATLLGLLPLIKNELVDNQSIIVDAKSAVSGAGRSPSAVTHFSEMNDNFKIYKVNQHKHIPEIEQGLNVYAGEVPFVTFSTHLVPMTRGIMATIYVNSKSDQITEEQLRELFEETYKNSPFVRVRKMGHYPSTKEVYGTNYCDIGITYDERTGRITVVSVIDNLMKGAAGQAIQNLNLMHGFEETLGLNYIPTYP